The following proteins are encoded in a genomic region of Triticum dicoccoides isolate Atlit2015 ecotype Zavitan chromosome 1B, WEW_v2.0, whole genome shotgun sequence:
- the LOC119325830 gene encoding peroxidase A2-like, with the protein MASSSSSSPVALRGAASLAVLLAAVCLVHAGGAAAADLCVDYYDCTCPDAYKIVQGVLVQAHKSDPRIFASLIRLHFHDCFVQGCDGSLLLNTFNGMETEQDAIPNKGSARGYDVVDAAKAALEAACPGVVSCADILAIAAEISVQLSGGPGWSVLLGRLDGFTSNFFEAGKLPSPFDGLKNLKEKFRNATLDDTTDLVALSGAHTFGRVQCQFVTDRLYNFSGTNRPDPTLNPGYRAFLSQRCPQNGDGRSLNDLDPTTPDKFDKNYFTSLEVNRGFLQSDQELKSDPLAVGTTAPIVDRFAGSQDAFFKAFANSMIKMGNIRVITDPSKGEVRKRCAFVN; encoded by the exons atggcttcttcctcctcctcctccccagtcGCCCTCCGCGGCGCCGCCAGCTTGGCCGTGCTGCTGGCGGCTGTGTGCCTCGTCCacgccggcggggcggcggcggcggacctgTGCGTGGACTACTACGACTGCACGTGCCCGGACGCGTACAAGATCGTGCAGGGGGTGCTGGTGCAGGCGCACAAGTCGGACCCTCGCATCTTCGCCAGCCTGATCCGGCTCCACTTCCACGACTGCTTCGTGCAGGGCTGCGACGGCTCGCTGCTGCTGAACACCTTCAACGGGATGGAGACGGAGCAGGACGCCATTCCCAACAAGGGCTCGGCGCGCGGCTATGACGTCGTCGACGCCGCCaaggccgccctcgaggccgcctgCCCGGGcgtcgtctcctgcgccgacatccTCGCCATCGCCGCCGAGATATCGGTCCAGCTG TCCGGAGGACCCGGGTGGAGCGTGTTGCTGGGGAGGCTGGACGGCTTCACGTCCAACTTCTTCGAAGCCGGGAAACTACCAAGCCCGTTCGACGGCCTCAAAAACCTCAAAGAGAAGTTCAGAAACGCCACGCTCGACGATACTACCGACCTCGTCGCCCTCTCAG GCGCGCACACTTTCGGCCGCGTGCAATGCCAGTTCGTCACGGACCGGCTGTACAACTTCAGCGGGACGAACCGGCCCGACCCGACCCTCAACCCGGGCTACAGGGCCTTCCTGTCCCAGCGATGCCCACAGAACGGCGACGGGAGGTCCCTGAACGACCTCGATCCTACGACTCCTGACAAGTTCGACAAGAACTACTTCACGAGCCTCGAGGTGAACCGCGGCTTCCTCCAGTCCGACCAGGAACTCAAGTCAGACCCACTCGCGGTGGGGACGACGGCGCCGATCGTCGACCGGTTCGCGGGAAGCCAGGACGCCTTCTTCAAGGCCTTCGCGAATTCGATGATCAAGATGGGGAACATCAGGGTGATAACGGACCCCTCCAAGGGAGAAGTCCGGAAGCGCTGCGCATTCGTCAATTGA